CATGGCAAATCAAGCTAAGAGCGCTATTTCACCGACACGAAATGAGGATTACCCGGAATGGTATCAACAGGTGATAAGGGCCTCGGATCTGGCGGAACGGTCAACTGTCAGGGGCTGTATGGTCATCAAACCATGGGGCTATGCACTTTGGGAAAACATCGTCCAGGCGATGGACACTTTATTCAAAGCCACTGGTGTTAAAAACGCCTATTTTCCCCTTTTTATTCCGCTGAGTTTTCTTGAAAAAGAGGCCGAACACGTTGAAGGTTTTGCCAAAGAATGTGCGGTGGTGACCCATCATCGATTGGAAAAGGGCGATGGCGGCGGTCTTGAACCTGCTGGAAAGCTGGCCGAGCCGCTGGTGGTGCGACCCACTTCCGAAACAATCATCGGTGATTCATTTTCCCGCTGGGTCAGCAGCTATCGCGATCTGCCGATCCTTATCAATCAGTGGGCCAACGTGGTTCGCTGGGAAATGCGCACCCGAATTTTTTTAAGAACCAGCGAATTTTTGTGGCAGGAAGGCCACACCGCCCATGCCACGGCAGAAGAGGCCATTGAGCGCACCAGCATGATGCTGGATGTCTATACCACCTGCGTGGAGGATTATCTGGCCATGCCGGTTATCCGGGGCCACAAATCACCGGCTGAGCGGTTTCCGGGGGCGGTGGATACTTTGGCCATAGAGTCCATGATGCAGGATCGCAAGGCTCTGCAGACCGGGACATCGCATTTTCTGGGACAAAATTTTGCGCGGGGCTTTGACATTAAATTTCAAACAGCCGCCGAAACCGAAGAATTTGCCTACACCACCTCATGGGGTTCCTCGACCCGCATGATCGGCGGGCTGATTATGATCCACAGCGACGATGACGGTTTGATTTTGCCGCCCAAAGTTGCCTCGGCGCATGTTGCGCTGCTGCCCATCATTCGAAAACCAGAGGATCGTCAACTGGTGATGGATTACACC
Above is a window of Desulfobacterales bacterium DNA encoding:
- a CDS encoding proline--tRNA ligase — encoded protein: MANQAKSAISPTRNEDYPEWYQQVIRASDLAERSTVRGCMVIKPWGYALWENIVQAMDTLFKATGVKNAYFPLFIPLSFLEKEAEHVEGFAKECAVVTHHRLEKGDGGGLEPAGKLAEPLVVRPTSETIIGDSFSRWVSSYRDLPILINQWANVVRWEMRTRIFLRTSEFLWQEGHTAHATAEEAIERTSMMLDVYTTCVEDYLAMPVIRGHKSPAERFPGAVDTLAIESMMQDRKALQTGTSHFLGQNFARGFDIKFQTAAETEEFAYTTSWGSSTRMIGGLIMIHSDDDGLILPPKVASAHVALLPIIRKPEDRQLVMDYT